In the genome of Vallitalea okinawensis, one region contains:
- a CDS encoding sugar phosphate isomerase/epimerase family protein: MKWKIAGAPGAWGIEDPNNPNNPPYKKVLDDASQAGYKGLELGPFGYMPLELSILKKELKDRGLSIVAGTIYDDLVDESNFESVLAKVHKTCQLISQLPKPEQLEGQRYETPYLVIIDAVKEERNAEAGHPENAKRLSEKRWNLLTNHILEMSRIAKTYGIRGVIHPHAGGYIEFEDEIQKIMDDLNAEEVGLCLDTGHLFYSKMKPDDYIRQYQERLDYVHFKDINHATYEKIMNDGMGFFEGCNIGVMCPIGSGCVDYKGIRQALSDIGYNGWITIEQERDPLACHQSMDDAIKSIRYLNKEGYNL, from the coding sequence ATGAAATGGAAAATTGCTGGTGCTCCAGGTGCTTGGGGTATTGAAGATCCTAATAATCCCAATAATCCTCCTTATAAAAAGGTTCTTGATGATGCAAGTCAAGCAGGATACAAAGGATTGGAGCTAGGTCCCTTTGGGTATATGCCTCTTGAACTTTCTATACTTAAGAAAGAGCTTAAGGACAGAGGATTATCCATAGTGGCTGGAACCATATATGATGATCTGGTAGATGAGAGTAATTTTGAATCTGTCCTAGCAAAAGTTCATAAAACATGCCAGCTCATATCCCAATTGCCTAAACCAGAGCAGTTGGAAGGACAACGATATGAAACCCCTTATCTTGTCATCATTGATGCTGTTAAGGAGGAGCGTAATGCAGAAGCAGGTCACCCAGAAAATGCCAAACGGTTAAGTGAGAAAAGATGGAATCTCTTGACCAACCACATCTTAGAAATGAGTAGGATTGCTAAAACCTATGGTATTCGAGGAGTCATTCATCCCCATGCGGGTGGTTATATAGAGTTTGAAGATGAAATACAGAAAATCATGGATGATTTAAATGCTGAAGAAGTAGGGCTATGTCTTGATACGGGACATCTGTTCTATTCCAAGATGAAGCCTGATGACTACATCCGTCAATATCAGGAGCGTCTAGACTATGTACATTTTAAAGATATTAATCATGCCACCTATGAAAAGATCATGAATGATGGTATGGGATTTTTTGAAGGGTGCAATATCGGTGTTATGTGTCCTATTGGTTCAGGATGTGTTGATTATAAAGGAATTAGACAAGCACTTAGTGATATTGGGTACAATGGATGGATTACCATTGAACAAGAAAGAGACCCTTTAGCTTGTCATCAAAGTATGGATGATGCTATCAAGAGTATTCGATACTTAAATAAGGAAGGATATAATCTATAA
- a CDS encoding acetyl-CoA C-acetyltransferase, translated as MMEVVILSAVRTPIGSFGGTLKEVKAVELGKIVMQQSISHAKINYNHIDEIMFGCVLQGGLGQNVARQSSLLAGIPDQVPSTTINQVCGSGLKSVGFGVSSIKSEMNNVVLVGGTENMSQSNYILEEARFGHRMGDKKVVDAMIRDGLWDAINDYHMGITAENVADMYQITREEQDKFAVNSQNKAEKAQEEGRFTDEIVPVAIQDRKGKVKVFEKDEYIRYNSTMDRVAKLSPAFKANGTVTAANASGINDGAAAIVLASESFAKEQGLVPMAKVVAYGSVGLDPAIMGLGPIEAIRKVLNKANLTIDDIDLFEVNEAFAAQSIAVVKELNLDSSKVNVNGGAIALGHPIGASGARILVTLLHELKRRNLRYGIAALCIGGGQGTAVLVENIRQVE; from the coding sequence ATGATGGAGGTTGTTATTCTTTCTGCTGTCAGAACACCAATTGGAAGTTTTGGAGGAACTCTAAAAGAGGTGAAAGCAGTTGAACTTGGTAAAATAGTGATGCAACAGTCTATTTCACATGCTAAAATAAATTATAACCATATTGATGAGATTATGTTTGGATGTGTTTTGCAAGGCGGGCTGGGACAGAATGTTGCAAGACAAAGTAGTCTCTTAGCAGGAATACCTGACCAAGTACCCAGCACAACCATCAATCAAGTGTGTGGATCAGGTTTAAAAAGTGTAGGATTTGGTGTAAGTTCAATTAAATCTGAAATGAATAATGTTGTTCTAGTTGGTGGAACTGAGAATATGAGCCAATCGAATTACATTCTTGAAGAAGCACGTTTTGGTCATCGAATGGGTGATAAGAAGGTGGTTGATGCCATGATTCGTGATGGATTATGGGATGCGATCAACGATTACCATATGGGGATAACTGCTGAAAATGTGGCGGATATGTACCAAATTACGCGAGAAGAACAGGATAAGTTTGCTGTTAATTCACAGAATAAAGCTGAAAAAGCTCAGGAAGAGGGACGTTTTACTGATGAGATAGTTCCTGTTGCAATTCAAGATCGTAAAGGTAAGGTTAAAGTTTTTGAGAAAGATGAATATATACGATATAACTCTACTATGGACAGGGTTGCCAAACTCTCCCCAGCTTTTAAAGCAAATGGTACAGTAACTGCAGCTAATGCTTCAGGAATCAATGATGGAGCTGCAGCAATTGTTCTTGCTTCTGAAAGCTTTGCCAAGGAACAAGGCTTAGTACCCATGGCTAAAGTCGTTGCTTATGGAAGTGTAGGACTTGATCCTGCGATAATGGGACTTGGACCTATAGAAGCTATACGTAAAGTATTAAATAAGGCTAACTTGACAATAGATGATATTGACCTTTTCGAGGTCAATGAGGCTTTTGCTGCTCAATCCATTGCTGTTGTCAAAGAATTAAACCTTGATTCAAGTAAGGTAAATGTCAATGGAGGAGCCATTGCCCTTGGTCATCCCATCGGTGCATCAGGGGCTAGAATCTTGGTAACATTACTTCATGAGTTAAAGAGAAGAAACCTAAGATATGGCATCGCTGCTCTTTGCATCGGAGGAGGGCAGGGGACTGCAGTCCTCGTTGAAAATATAAGACAGGTTGAGTAG
- a CDS encoding Gfo/Idh/MocA family protein, whose amino-acid sequence MFNEEIRFDKPLRWGMIGGGRGSQIGYIHRSAALRDGLFQLVAGAFDINPDRCVDFGTNIGVDASRCYSDYKVMIENESKRDDGIEVVSIATPNKFHFDMTKAALEAGLHVICEKPLCFTVEEAEELKALAEEKDLVIGVTYGYTGYQMIHQARKMIENGDLGEIRIINMQFAHGWHSEEVEKNDPGLKWRVTPEQAGPTYVLGDIGTHALYLAEVMIPELNIEKLMCSRQSFIASRAPLEDNAVVLMNFDNGAVGNLWVSAVNAGGIHEQKIRVVGSKASIEWWDEHPNQLIYEVQGQPKQLLDRGHGYLYHDDQAVTSDRIGCGHAEGLFESWSNLYQRYAIAIDAKIRGDKEAGDIWYPDVNAGLEGVRFIENCVRSSDNGSVWVDYK is encoded by the coding sequence ATGTTTAATGAAGAAATTCGATTTGATAAGCCATTAAGATGGGGAATGATTGGTGGAGGAAGAGGTAGCCAAATTGGTTATATCCATCGTTCAGCAGCACTTAGGGATGGTCTGTTCCAATTGGTAGCAGGAGCATTTGATATCAATCCTGATAGATGCGTTGATTTTGGTACCAACATAGGAGTGGATGCATCAAGATGTTATAGTGATTATAAAGTTATGATAGAAAACGAATCAAAGAGAGATGATGGCATTGAGGTTGTTTCTATTGCCACACCTAATAAGTTTCACTTTGATATGACAAAAGCAGCCTTAGAGGCCGGCTTACATGTTATCTGTGAAAAGCCCTTATGTTTTACAGTTGAAGAGGCTGAGGAATTAAAGGCTTTAGCTGAAGAGAAGGATTTGGTTATCGGTGTAACTTACGGGTATACAGGTTATCAAATGATTCATCAGGCACGTAAAATGATTGAAAATGGAGATCTTGGTGAAATTCGAATAATCAATATGCAATTTGCTCATGGGTGGCATTCAGAAGAAGTAGAAAAAAATGACCCTGGTCTTAAATGGAGAGTAACTCCTGAGCAAGCAGGACCAACCTATGTACTGGGTGATATCGGTACGCATGCTTTATATTTGGCTGAAGTTATGATTCCTGAATTGAATATTGAAAAGTTGATGTGTTCTAGACAAAGCTTTATTGCATCAAGAGCGCCACTTGAAGATAACGCTGTCGTCCTCATGAATTTTGATAATGGGGCAGTAGGTAACCTTTGGGTATCAGCCGTTAATGCTGGCGGGATTCATGAACAAAAGATCCGTGTTGTTGGTTCAAAGGCTTCTATTGAATGGTGGGATGAGCATCCTAACCAATTGATTTATGAAGTTCAAGGACAACCAAAGCAACTCCTTGACCGCGGTCATGGCTATCTGTATCATGATGACCAAGCTGTTACATCAGATCGTATTGGATGTGGTCATGCTGAAGGGTTATTTGAATCATGGTCTAACCTGTACCAACGTTATGCAATAGCTATTGATGCAAAAATTCGTGGTGACAAAGAAGCAGGTGATATCTGGTACCCAGACGTTAATGCAGGTCTTGAGGGCGTTCGATTCATTGAAAACTGTGTTCGTTCTTCAGACAATGGTTCTGTATGGGTGGATTATAAGTAA
- a CDS encoding 3-oxoacid CoA-transferase subunit B, with product MSTNTSVLKNRIAKRIAKEFRDRDVVNLGIGLPTKVANYIPEGIEVFFQSENGMICMGGSPKEGYETFDIVDAGAQYSSILPNGAFFDSSMSFGMIRGGHIDVCVLGALQVDEKGNLANWIIPGKMVPGMGGAMDLVTGAKRVIISTLHTNKGKAKILKDCKLPLTAVGKVDMIVTELAVMKVTSQGLKLLEYHESTSVDRIKELTDAKLIIEDDVIVWRED from the coding sequence ATGTCTACTAATACAAGTGTGTTAAAAAATAGAATAGCCAAAAGGATTGCAAAAGAATTTAGAGATAGAGATGTTGTGAATCTGGGAATTGGTTTACCCACGAAGGTTGCTAATTATATACCAGAAGGTATAGAAGTATTTTTTCAATCTGAAAATGGAATGATCTGCATGGGTGGGTCACCCAAAGAGGGTTATGAGACTTTCGATATTGTTGACGCTGGTGCGCAGTATTCGAGTATCTTACCTAATGGTGCTTTCTTTGACAGTTCCATGTCTTTTGGAATGATAAGAGGCGGTCATATTGATGTATGTGTTCTTGGGGCATTACAGGTTGATGAAAAAGGGAATCTTGCTAATTGGATTATACCAGGCAAGATGGTTCCAGGTATGGGGGGCGCTATGGATTTGGTTACAGGTGCAAAGCGAGTCATCATATCCACGTTACATACCAATAAGGGAAAAGCAAAAATACTAAAAGATTGTAAACTACCATTAACAGCGGTAGGCAAAGTCGATATGATTGTCACAGAGCTTGCAGTTATGAAAGTCACATCACAGGGTTTAAAACTTCTTGAGTACCATGAAAGTACATCTGTTGATAGGATTAAGGAATTAACTGATGCTAAACTGATTATAGAGGATGATGTCATTGTATGGAGGGAGGACTAA
- a CDS encoding response regulator transcription factor, whose product MNIRVLIVEDEPPIQRSLKKLIENINPSFKVADTAFNGDEAIEKLKHSDFHVVFTDIRMPVKDGFHVLNYINNHNLEIIPIILTGFEEFEYARQAIQLNVLDYLLKPVDVDSLTKLLDQIHNQLSIKFECHDSDSYKTSSTAIMHQIQHYLEDHIKEPITQQSLAKRFGFTPAYLSRLFKKEVGMSPTEYLCTLRITRAKELMQQNPHILTKSLAPAVGFTDPFYFSKTFKKITGLSPKTYKEEMKK is encoded by the coding sequence ATGAACATAAGAGTGTTAATCGTTGAGGATGAACCACCCATCCAAAGAAGTCTAAAAAAACTCATTGAGAACATCAATCCATCTTTTAAAGTGGCTGATACGGCTTTTAATGGTGATGAGGCTATAGAGAAACTCAAGCATTCTGATTTTCATGTTGTCTTTACGGATATACGAATGCCTGTAAAGGATGGCTTCCATGTGCTTAATTATATCAACAATCATAACTTAGAAATTATACCTATCATACTTACCGGTTTTGAAGAATTTGAGTACGCTAGACAAGCCATTCAACTAAACGTATTGGATTACTTATTAAAGCCTGTCGATGTTGACTCCTTAACAAAGCTACTCGATCAAATTCATAACCAACTTTCGATTAAATTTGAGTGTCATGACTCTGATAGTTATAAAACATCCTCAACAGCCATTATGCATCAAATTCAACATTACTTGGAAGATCACATAAAAGAACCAATAACACAACAGAGCTTAGCCAAAAGGTTCGGTTTTACCCCTGCTTATTTAAGTCGTTTATTTAAGAAGGAAGTAGGCATGTCACCAACAGAATATTTATGCACCTTAAGAATAACCCGTGCTAAAGAACTCATGCAGCAAAATCCACACATACTTACCAAATCATTGGCACCAGCTGTAGGATTTACTGACCCTTTTTATTTTAGTAAAACATTTAAGAAGATAACCGGCTTATCTCCAAAAACATACAAAGAGGAAATGAAAAAATGA
- a CDS encoding citrate/2-methylcitrate synthase, which produces MTKETYANLLNELTLTAEKNNYILPETYNMYKIKRGLRNENGTGVKVGLTQVGCIQGYELDGKEKKAVEGELFYRGIKLTEIVKGFQEQKRYGFEECVYLLLFGELPTQNKLDEFNEMLDEWRTLPLHFTENMILRIPSKDIMNKLQRSILVLYSHDETPDETSVQNLLLQSMKLIARFPTIISYGYQAKAHYFDKKSLYIHAPQKGIGTAENILFMTRQDNKYTKTEAEILDLCLVIHAEHGGGNNSAFATHVVSSSGTDTYSAIASAVGALKGPKHGGANIKVREMILDIKENASNWKDRGVLKDYLLKILNKEVFNGEGLIYGMGHAVYTKSDPRAELLKEKAYELAVEKDTLEEYNLYKNIEELTIEIFKELKGEDTIICSNVDLYSGFVYEMLNIPQELYTPLFAAARVPGWCAHRIEQIVSDKKILRPAYEVVNIGNDYMPMHKR; this is translated from the coding sequence TTGACCAAAGAAACCTATGCTAATTTACTTAATGAATTAACGCTTACTGCAGAAAAAAATAACTACATACTTCCAGAAACTTATAACATGTATAAAATAAAAAGAGGATTAAGAAATGAAAATGGAACAGGTGTAAAGGTCGGACTTACTCAAGTAGGGTGCATTCAAGGCTATGAACTTGATGGCAAAGAAAAAAAAGCAGTTGAAGGTGAATTATTTTATAGAGGAATAAAGCTTACTGAGATTGTAAAAGGCTTTCAAGAACAAAAACGTTATGGTTTTGAAGAATGTGTATATCTTTTATTGTTTGGTGAGCTTCCTACTCAAAATAAACTTGATGAATTCAATGAGATGCTAGATGAATGGAGAACTTTGCCACTACATTTTACAGAAAATATGATTCTACGAATTCCAAGCAAGGATATTATGAATAAATTACAGAGAAGCATATTAGTACTCTATTCCCATGATGAGACACCGGATGAAACTAGTGTGCAAAATCTTTTACTTCAGAGTATGAAATTAATAGCTAGATTTCCTACAATTATCTCCTATGGCTATCAGGCAAAAGCCCATTATTTTGATAAAAAAAGCTTATACATTCATGCTCCACAAAAAGGGATAGGTACGGCTGAAAATATTCTCTTTATGACGAGACAAGATAATAAGTATACAAAAACAGAAGCGGAAATCCTGGATCTCTGTCTTGTCATTCATGCAGAGCATGGTGGAGGTAATAATTCTGCTTTTGCTACACATGTTGTATCATCATCAGGAACGGATACTTACTCTGCTATAGCATCAGCTGTTGGTGCTTTAAAGGGACCAAAGCACGGCGGAGCTAATATCAAAGTACGAGAAATGATTCTTGACATCAAAGAAAATGCTTCAAACTGGAAAGATAGAGGCGTACTTAAAGATTATCTACTTAAAATACTGAATAAAGAAGTATTTAATGGTGAAGGTTTAATATACGGTATGGGTCATGCAGTATATACGAAATCAGACCCAAGAGCGGAACTCTTAAAGGAAAAAGCCTACGAGCTTGCAGTTGAAAAGGATACATTAGAGGAATATAATTTGTATAAAAATATTGAAGAATTAACAATAGAGATTTTTAAGGAATTAAAAGGAGAAGATACTATCATCTGTTCGAATGTTGACCTCTACTCTGGTTTTGTATATGAAATGTTGAATATTCCACAAGAGCTTTATACACCACTATTTGCTGCTGCTAGAGTACCAGGTTGGTGCGCCCACAGAATCGAGCAAATTGTCAGTGATAAGAAAATACTAAGACCTGCCTATGAGGTTGTGAATATAGGAAATGATTATATGCCAATGCACAAGAGATGA
- a CDS encoding cache domain-containing sensor histidine kinase — MNLQKKIFTSYSIIIISIIIFSFLIFYGYTYKNIEENAIKHLISINQLNKDQLDTLFRDMDKMALQIIANPSIQEVFKDAKRDSSPEDYFTHSYENRLQTIATLTSINGPNIFAHRISIYNDRGDFISTGVLPDSQVYIHNQMQKNQYREWYAHMLSLDGKRHLSPPTIDPWNRQRQKILFSLSRELRDVNFSYGIVEIQLPYDVIANIFEDYEDDGRKHYLLTPSSQMAYPYEQNTTNYSVHMDYYMKQVPNGQTEGFYNTTNPVTGVKEVVAFSTSSISQWLLFSVQPMDTLLAPIQYMGLILLIIGCALIIAALALISIITNHLTSPLKQLRTSINDISFKNLSIEMDENYYNNELQLLNESFNKMLQRLEKSMDEVVELKTSEMRSHILALQSQMNPHFLYNTLAVINAAAIEEDYCKISKMCSKLSNILRYTSAFDDDTVTLEDEYRNAVNYMTLMKDRFEDQLEYSFAIDPSLNQIPIPKLVLQPLLENCFSHGFRNKRPPWHVYINIGVKKNRWYITVEDNGCGFDEDKLKIIQDELNAFYNHPKNSLTQLSIGGLALLNTLIRLQFYYKNDMIFKVETEKHEGTKITIGGPLHEHKSVNR, encoded by the coding sequence TTGAATTTACAAAAAAAAATTTTTACATCTTATTCCATTATAATAATTAGCATAATCATCTTTTCATTTCTTATCTTCTACGGCTATACCTATAAAAATATTGAAGAAAATGCTATTAAGCACCTTATTAGTATTAACCAATTAAACAAAGACCAATTGGATACACTCTTTCGTGATATGGATAAAATGGCACTTCAGATTATTGCCAATCCATCCATACAAGAGGTCTTTAAAGATGCTAAGCGAGATTCTTCCCCTGAGGATTATTTTACACATAGTTATGAGAATAGATTACAAACTATAGCAACACTGACATCCATTAACGGTCCCAATATTTTTGCTCATCGCATTAGCATCTATAATGACCGTGGTGATTTCATAAGTACAGGTGTCTTACCTGACTCTCAGGTCTATATACATAATCAAATGCAAAAAAACCAGTATAGGGAGTGGTACGCCCATATGCTTTCTTTAGATGGTAAGCGCCACCTATCTCCCCCAACTATTGATCCATGGAATCGACAACGTCAAAAAATACTTTTTTCACTTTCTAGGGAATTACGGGACGTAAATTTTTCCTATGGTATTGTAGAAATTCAGTTACCATATGATGTCATAGCAAATATTTTTGAGGACTACGAGGATGATGGAAGGAAACATTACTTACTGACACCTTCTAGTCAGATGGCATATCCCTATGAACAAAATACTACAAATTACTCAGTCCATATGGATTACTATATGAAACAAGTTCCTAATGGCCAAACAGAGGGCTTCTATAATACTACAAACCCTGTTACAGGTGTGAAGGAGGTTGTTGCATTTTCCACCTCCTCCATATCCCAGTGGTTATTGTTTTCTGTTCAACCCATGGATACGCTATTGGCACCAATACAATATATGGGTCTTATCTTATTAATCATTGGGTGTGCATTAATTATAGCTGCCTTAGCTTTAATATCCATAATTACTAATCACCTAACTTCTCCTCTTAAGCAATTAAGAACCTCTATTAATGATATAAGTTTTAAAAATCTCTCCATAGAAATGGATGAAAACTATTATAATAATGAACTTCAACTTCTTAACGAATCCTTTAACAAAATGCTTCAACGTTTAGAGAAATCTATGGATGAGGTTGTCGAACTAAAGACAAGTGAGATGCGCTCCCATATATTAGCCTTGCAATCTCAGATGAACCCACATTTTCTATATAATACACTTGCTGTCATTAATGCTGCCGCCATTGAAGAAGATTATTGCAAAATTAGTAAAATGTGCAGCAAACTTTCAAACATCTTACGATACACTTCAGCCTTTGACGATGATACTGTTACATTAGAGGATGAATACAGGAATGCTGTGAATTATATGACATTAATGAAAGACCGTTTTGAAGATCAATTAGAATATTCTTTTGCCATTGACCCATCTTTAAACCAAATACCTATACCAAAGTTAGTTTTACAACCTTTATTGGAGAACTGTTTCTCTCATGGTTTCAGGAACAAACGCCCACCTTGGCATGTCTACATAAATATCGGTGTTAAAAAAAATAGGTGGTACATCACTGTTGAGGACAATGGCTGTGGCTTTGACGAAGATAAGTTAAAGATTATTCAAGATGAGTTAAATGCCTTTTACAACCATCCTAAAAATAGCCTGACACAGCTAAGTATCGGAGGGTTAGCCCTACTTAATACGCTCATCAGACTTCAGTTTTATTATAAAAATGATATGATATTCAAAGTAGAAACTGAAAAACATGAAGGTACAAAAATAACTATAGGAGGGCCACTGCATGAACATAAGAGTGTTAATCGTTGA